One segment of Leptospira kirschneri serovar Cynopteri str. 3522 CT DNA contains the following:
- the srpB gene encoding sigma factor SigX-regulated lipoprotein SrpB (It has been reported that the expression of three genes, including srpA (LIMLP_06130), srpB (LIMLP_15890), and srpC, (LIMLP_03790), was regulated by the sigma factor SigX (LIMLP_03680) and anti-sigma factor Rsx (LIMLP_03685) in pathogenic species of Leptospira. SrpB and SrpC are paralogs.) has protein sequence MIQKKIVMLVFLILLFSNCHKTEDKQDNNLLLLQALAIQDPGIAGLLAPMDLMRSMGGSSGAGAYSKGIVSPFQTTSTTEEVSTVCPSGGKMLHTGEWNESDSQTGASFQYSLKVKYIDCRIMGRDTSGTGANRIMALNGEATMEGRADLVFDVGFAPQDAKPELRYTMNSTSINNFDSYTVNGHAYPKTDITAKTSNGKYAFKHMDDVDKATMTVDETLEVTGKSGEEEINQVIKYKSTTKLH, from the coding sequence ATGATTCAGAAAAAAATAGTGATGTTGGTATTTTTAATTTTACTCTTTTCTAACTGTCATAAGACAGAAGATAAACAAGATAACAATTTACTTCTACTTCAGGCCTTAGCCATTCAAGATCCAGGAATTGCGGGACTATTAGCTCCTATGGATCTTATGCGCTCTATGGGTGGTTCAAGTGGAGCCGGAGCTTATTCTAAAGGTATCGTATCTCCTTTTCAAACAACCAGTACTACCGAAGAAGTTTCTACTGTATGTCCATCAGGTGGAAAGATGCTGCACACTGGTGAATGGAACGAAAGTGATTCTCAAACTGGGGCGAGTTTTCAATATTCTCTTAAAGTAAAGTATATAGATTGTAGAATCATGGGTCGTGACACATCCGGCACTGGAGCCAATAGAATTATGGCTTTGAACGGTGAGGCTACGATGGAAGGAAGAGCAGATCTAGTATTTGATGTCGGTTTTGCTCCTCAAGATGCAAAGCCTGAACTCAGATATACTATGAATTCTACTTCTATAAACAATTTTGATTCTTATACCGTAAACGGGCATGCGTATCCTAAGACAGATATTACTGCTAAAACAAGTAATGGAAAATATGCCTTTAAACACATGGATGATGTAGATAAAGCAACGATGACCGTGGATGAAACTTTAGAAGTCACCGGAAAGAGTGGAGAAGAAGAAATCAATCAAGTGATCAAGTATAAAAGTACAACTAAACTTCACTAA
- a CDS encoding PadR family transcriptional regulator: MIKEESIETKGITPAMFHILLSLAEGPQHGYGIGKSVEISSGGNFHLGPGTLYRTLELIRGFGWVRYSKKKVMENDDPRRLYYEITSNGKEILVYELKKMETTLKRAKKLKLLGN; this comes from the coding sequence GTGATTAAAGAAGAATCAATCGAAACGAAAGGAATCACTCCGGCGATGTTTCATATTCTTCTTTCTTTGGCGGAAGGACCGCAACATGGATATGGAATTGGAAAATCAGTGGAAATTTCCTCGGGAGGAAACTTTCATCTTGGACCGGGAACTTTGTATAGAACTTTAGAATTGATTCGGGGTTTTGGCTGGGTTCGATATTCCAAAAAGAAAGTAATGGAAAATGACGATCCTAGAAGGCTCTATTACGAAATTACTTCTAATGGTAAAGAGATACTTGTTTATGAGCTTAAAAAAATGGAAACAACTTTAAAAAGAGCGAAGAAGTTAAAACTGTTGGGAAATTGA
- a CDS encoding GyrI-like domain-containing protein translates to MKIFALSILVLVVLLVAFLFYMGAFDRVLVQEEVKGPFYVLSHERIGDYRNVGLTFEALQKELPERGIRNFKLFSIYLDNPNEVPKEKLRCEVGALFSEPLEKIPVGLSLELKPRTIPSKKYLTAEFPLRNFLSIFLGIYKVYPKLFRACEERGCDLKGRASIEIYEPLTEHKTTYLLPLD, encoded by the coding sequence ATGAAAATTTTTGCACTGAGTATTTTAGTTTTAGTAGTTTTACTTGTAGCGTTCCTATTTTATATGGGCGCCTTTGATCGAGTTCTGGTTCAAGAGGAAGTCAAAGGACCGTTTTACGTTCTTTCGCATGAAAGGATCGGAGATTATAGAAATGTTGGACTTACGTTCGAAGCACTTCAAAAAGAACTACCTGAAAGAGGAATTCGAAATTTTAAATTGTTCTCCATATATTTGGACAATCCGAACGAGGTTCCTAAAGAAAAGCTACGATGTGAAGTAGGGGCTCTTTTTTCGGAACCATTAGAAAAAATTCCAGTCGGACTTTCTTTAGAGTTGAAACCAAGAACCATTCCTTCTAAAAAATATCTTACTGCAGAGTTTCCATTGAGAAACTTTCTTTCTATTTTTCTTGGAATCTACAAGGTCTATCCGAAACTTTTTAGAGCTTGTGAGGAAAGAGGCTGTGATCTCAAAGGAAGAGCATCCATTGAAATTTATGAGCCCCTTACAGAACACAAGACTACATATCTTTTGCCTTTAGATTAG